A window of the Haloquadratum walsbyi C23 genome harbors these coding sequences:
- a CDS encoding long-chain-fatty-acid--CoA ligase: MQKPLLVTDFLDRARRYYGDCEAVVGTDGSRYTYDELGTRADGFSAALRRMGVEKGDRVAVLDPNTHYHLEAAYGTFQIGGIHTPLNYRLIAEDYEYILSDADVSVVYADHEYAEKIDTIRDDVPTETFITNDISETNTEGKWHEFDDIIAQSTEYSRPSMSEDEVVTINYTSGTTGDPKGVCRTHRTETLHAQYVSIHQQISDGDVYLWTLPMFHVNGWGHIYAITGLGGKHVCTRGIDAEWIFDTIRSEDVSYLCAAPTVLNMLMDRYDSEGGVKTTGDASVRAATAGAAPPEATIRTVEEEFGWDLLHVYGATETGPLITTSDVDRRLDDSDNRFGLKKKQGIGYLGTEVTVVDETGERVPWDGESIGEIVVRGNQVMDRYWKKPEQTETAFSDRIDGYYHMGDLAVVDENGFIEIQDRKKDIIISGGENISSIELEDTLFSHEAVSDVAVIPVPSEEWGESPKAFVVPVTANPQTSNVSESELIEHCKGMLAGYKIPREIEFVNELPRTATGKIQKYELRESEWEGEERMVGEG, from the coding sequence ATGCAAAAACCATTATTGGTTACAGATTTCCTTGACCGGGCACGCAGATATTATGGCGACTGCGAGGCGGTTGTCGGAACCGATGGAAGTCGATATACGTATGATGAGCTTGGGACCCGCGCAGATGGATTTTCCGCAGCGCTTAGACGGATGGGTGTTGAAAAGGGTGATCGCGTTGCAGTGCTCGACCCAAACACTCATTATCATCTTGAAGCCGCATACGGAACATTCCAAATCGGAGGTATCCATACACCGCTTAATTATCGACTTATTGCTGAGGATTATGAGTATATCCTCTCAGATGCTGATGTTTCCGTTGTCTACGCTGATCATGAGTATGCTGAGAAAATTGATACAATTCGAGATGACGTGCCAACAGAGACGTTCATTACAAATGATATTTCAGAAACAAACACTGAGGGTAAATGGCACGAATTTGATGATATTATCGCTCAGTCGACCGAATATAGCCGTCCAAGCATGAGTGAGGATGAAGTTGTAACAATAAATTATACGTCTGGAACCACCGGTGACCCAAAAGGAGTCTGTCGCACGCATCGAACGGAAACGCTGCATGCACAGTATGTTTCAATACATCAACAAATTTCTGACGGCGATGTATATCTTTGGACACTCCCAATGTTTCATGTCAATGGGTGGGGGCACATATATGCTATAACCGGACTTGGAGGAAAACACGTCTGCACCCGGGGTATTGATGCCGAATGGATTTTTGATACAATCAGATCTGAGGACGTATCATATCTTTGTGCTGCTCCGACGGTGCTGAATATGTTAATGGATCGGTATGATAGCGAGGGTGGTGTGAAAACAACTGGTGATGCATCAGTGCGTGCAGCAACCGCGGGTGCTGCACCACCAGAGGCAACAATCAGGACGGTTGAGGAAGAGTTTGGCTGGGATCTCCTGCATGTGTATGGCGCGACTGAAACAGGACCGCTCATTACAACATCAGACGTCGATCGGCGACTTGATGATAGTGATAACCGATTTGGTTTGAAGAAAAAACAGGGAATTGGATATCTCGGGACTGAGGTTACTGTCGTTGATGAAACTGGTGAAAGGGTCCCGTGGGACGGCGAATCGATTGGTGAGATTGTGGTCCGCGGTAATCAGGTGATGGACCGCTACTGGAAGAAGCCCGAACAGACGGAAACAGCATTTAGCGATCGGATTGATGGCTATTATCACATGGGTGATTTGGCAGTTGTAGATGAGAATGGGTTTATTGAGATTCAGGATCGTAAGAAGGATATTATTATTTCGGGTGGTGAGAATATTTCAAGCATTGAATTAGAAGATACACTATTTAGTCATGAAGCTGTGAGTGATGTTGCTGTTATCCCCGTGCCATCTGAGGAGTGGGGTGAATCACCAAAGGCATTCGTTGTTCCGGTAACTGCGAACCCACAGACGTCAAATGTGAGCGAATCAGAATTGATCGAGCACTGTAAAGGGATGCTCGCGGGGTATAAAATACCGCGTGAGATCGAGTTTGTCAATGAGTTACCGCGAACCGCGACTGGGAAGATTCAAAAATATGAACTTCGCGAGTCTGAGTGGGAGGGTGAAGAACGGATGGTTGGGGAAGGGTAA
- a CDS encoding DUF7346 family protein, with protein sequence MRTVYHADGTQYLLCKESSESSLIRDPRSGEEKYVSNEELTIADTDDSPLVAAASGVPETVRTVLIASHGEDALGLLIELTDREGLSVVSMLDAYDYCESELNGQLAEFRAAGLITEIEIYGERGYGPTEMTKTAIESLRSISK encoded by the coding sequence ATGCGGACTGTCTATCATGCTGATGGCACTCAATATTTGCTGTGCAAGGAGTCAAGTGAGTCAAGTCTCATCCGCGATCCACGTTCAGGTGAGGAAAAATACGTCTCAAATGAGGAGTTAACGATTGCCGACACAGATGATTCACCGCTTGTTGCTGCTGCAAGTGGAGTCCCAGAGACTGTACGAACCGTGCTTATTGCAAGTCATGGCGAGGATGCACTCGGACTATTGATTGAACTCACGGATCGGGAGGGTCTCAGCGTCGTGAGTATGCTCGATGCATACGATTACTGCGAATCAGAACTCAATGGGCAACTTGCTGAATTTCGCGCTGCAGGACTCATTACTGAGATAGAAATATATGGTGAACGTGGATATGGACCAACAGAAATGACTAAAACCGCAATTGAATCACTTCGGTCGATTTCAAAATAA
- the rad50 gene encoding DNA double-strand break repair ATPase Rad50 gives MRFDHITLEHFKPYADASLDLQDGVTIIHGLNGSGKSSLLEACFFALYGARALDETLDDIVTTDEDDATIELTFSHAGSQYHIKRRLRRSGDRIQTAQCTLDGPDIEIDGATDVRAFITDILRMDAEAFVNCAYVRQGEVNKLINATPTQRQAIIDDLLQLGRLEMYRERASDARLGVEDILSEQRGAQTEIKTQIERKEDANLHEKLNEYEAARADIDAEIERYEENKIRAQETRDNAKEILTSHEETQEELTELEAEIDDLRMTIEEDESTRADFREAIETKTEQVETLSSARTDALSSAEVTSADADTLAARRSTLDDKESSIRDSLQTARQQQTMFENQAERLTERVDELESRADELQEQASEAETAVTEAKEQITTQQKAQADIEEQMTSVREQFNNSPATLGKATEYLEMLQEEHDDIRNDLASTRASLSTVQDRRNEAQTLQEAGKCPTCEQPIEESPHVEALDEYDVQIETLTERLSQLETKQNKVNNKIEAAESLVESERQFETLKERKSLASERIADAREAVNEQTETAASLRENAGELETEADEKRDAAATQMSNADSEAEKVATLESKLETINNARDQLDNLAEIQSEIENIRAEIERLRERREEIADRNDERREYLQAKRDRHAELTADVNEARIEKAQNNHEEAVSYLEDVSEKLDELRDKRDNIQSQIGSVRGEIENLAELREKHTAINDRVSALETLHEQVETLSSTYRELRADLRKQNVETLERMLNEVFMLIYDNDAYSRIQLDDAYELTIFQKDETALNPEQLSGGERALFNLSLRCAIYRLLAEGIDGTAPMPPLILDEPTVFLDSGHVGRLVDLIKDMQRRGVAQILIVSHDKELIAAADHLVTVKKDPTSNRSSITRIDDPQRAAISAASSNKTPQ, from the coding sequence ATGCGCTTTGATCATATTACCCTCGAGCATTTTAAGCCGTACGCAGACGCGAGTTTAGATCTCCAAGACGGTGTGACAATCATCCATGGACTAAATGGCAGCGGGAAGTCGTCATTACTCGAGGCCTGTTTTTTTGCACTTTATGGTGCACGTGCACTTGATGAAACGCTTGATGACATTGTCACAACTGATGAAGATGATGCAACGATTGAACTCACTTTTTCACATGCTGGATCACAATATCATATCAAGCGGCGACTCCGGCGAAGTGGCGATCGAATACAGACAGCTCAATGTACACTTGATGGTCCGGATATAGAAATTGATGGAGCGACCGACGTCAGAGCATTTATCACCGATATTCTTCGGATGGACGCTGAAGCCTTTGTTAACTGTGCGTATGTGCGCCAAGGGGAGGTAAATAAACTTATTAATGCAACTCCGACGCAGCGACAGGCAATCATTGACGATCTTCTTCAACTTGGTCGACTTGAGATGTATCGTGAGCGTGCGTCCGATGCCCGACTTGGCGTTGAGGACATTCTTTCTGAGCAACGTGGTGCTCAAACCGAGATTAAAACACAAATCGAGCGAAAAGAGGACGCCAATTTGCATGAAAAGCTCAATGAATATGAGGCTGCCCGAGCAGATATCGATGCAGAAATTGAACGATATGAGGAGAATAAAATACGGGCTCAAGAAACCCGAGATAACGCCAAAGAGATTCTAACGTCACATGAAGAAACACAAGAGGAACTCACAGAACTAGAAGCCGAAATCGACGATCTTCGCATGACCATCGAAGAAGATGAGTCGACCCGCGCAGACTTTCGTGAAGCAATTGAAACAAAGACTGAACAGGTGGAGACACTCTCGTCAGCGCGTACTGATGCACTCTCATCTGCTGAGGTTACATCGGCTGATGCAGACACGCTCGCAGCACGTCGGTCTACTCTTGATGATAAGGAGTCCTCAATTCGTGACTCATTGCAGACAGCACGACAGCAGCAAACAATGTTTGAAAACCAAGCTGAGAGGCTAACTGAGCGGGTTGATGAACTTGAATCGCGCGCTGATGAGCTCCAAGAACAGGCTTCAGAAGCAGAAACCGCGGTCACGGAGGCGAAAGAACAAATTACAACTCAACAAAAAGCTCAAGCGGACATCGAAGAGCAAATGACGTCGGTGCGTGAGCAGTTCAATAATTCGCCGGCAACTCTAGGTAAAGCGACAGAGTATCTTGAAATGCTTCAAGAAGAGCATGATGACATCCGCAATGATCTTGCGTCTACTCGTGCATCACTTTCGACCGTCCAAGACCGCCGTAATGAAGCACAGACGCTTCAAGAAGCTGGTAAGTGCCCAACATGTGAACAGCCAATTGAGGAATCACCACATGTTGAGGCACTTGACGAGTATGACGTGCAGATTGAAACGCTTACTGAGCGTCTCAGTCAACTTGAAACAAAACAGAATAAAGTAAATAATAAAATTGAAGCCGCTGAGTCCCTCGTTGAATCTGAACGACAGTTTGAGACTCTCAAAGAACGAAAATCTCTCGCAAGTGAACGGATTGCAGACGCGCGTGAAGCGGTCAATGAGCAGACCGAGACAGCAGCATCACTCCGCGAGAATGCAGGCGAGCTTGAGACAGAAGCGGATGAAAAACGGGATGCGGCAGCAACACAGATGTCAAATGCTGATTCAGAAGCTGAAAAAGTGGCTACATTGGAATCAAAGCTAGAGACAATCAATAATGCTCGCGATCAATTGGATAATCTTGCGGAAATTCAATCAGAAATTGAGAACATAAGAGCAGAGATCGAGCGCCTCCGTGAGCGACGTGAGGAAATCGCAGATCGAAATGATGAGCGCCGTGAATATCTCCAAGCGAAGCGTGACCGTCATGCAGAACTCACTGCGGATGTCAACGAAGCACGAATTGAAAAAGCACAGAACAATCATGAAGAAGCGGTCTCATATCTTGAGGATGTTTCTGAGAAACTTGATGAATTACGCGACAAGCGTGACAATATCCAAAGTCAAATTGGAAGTGTCCGTGGAGAAATTGAAAATTTGGCTGAGCTTCGGGAAAAACATACAGCAATTAATGATCGCGTTAGTGCGCTTGAGACGCTTCATGAGCAAGTTGAAACCCTTTCATCAACATATCGAGAACTGAGAGCCGACCTCCGTAAGCAAAATGTTGAAACGCTTGAGCGGATGCTAAATGAGGTATTTATGCTTATATACGATAATGACGCTTATTCTCGAATCCAACTTGATGATGCATATGAGTTGACTATCTTCCAGAAGGATGAAACTGCTCTCAATCCAGAGCAACTCTCAGGTGGTGAACGTGCACTATTTAATCTTTCATTACGTTGTGCAATCTATCGACTATTAGCAGAGGGCATCGACGGAACAGCACCGATGCCACCACTTATATTAGACGAGCCGACTGTATTCCTTGATTCCGGACATGTTGGTCGACTTGTCGACCTTATCAAGGATATGCAGCGTCGTGGCGTCGCACAGATTCTGATTGTGAGTCATGATAAAGAACTCATTGCGGCGGCAGATCATCTTGTGACAGTTAAAAAAGACCCAACAAGCAATCGATCATCAATCACGCGGATTGATGACCCACAGCGGGCGGCGATCAGCGCTGCAAGCTCAAATAAAACACCGCAATAA
- the mre11 gene encoding DNA double-strand break repair protein Mre11 — MTRVIHTGDTHIGYQQYHSQIRREDFLNAFNQVITDACDADVDAVIHAGDLFHDRRPSLTDLLGTIDILRDLREADIPFLAVVGNHESTRHGQWLDLFERLGLAERLDNSPRYINDNLALYGLDHVPPSRREELTYEFNPHEATHAALVSHGLFTPFAHADWETETVLTTASVDFDALLLGDNHAPGVETVEDAWVTYCGSTERTSTVEESARGYNLVTFDTDVDIRRRSLETRPFVFVSVDLATGEGAERVCDRLREYDLGDAVVVIEITGDGDSVPPATIETFATDHGALVARVTDRREHPEEGNIDTTVSFADPDAAVEQRIRELDLSTAAHDIDTMIRSDSISDSNIRNTVTEEISELLTNESLDAFTQTSSADTNTFNKTTPTSPEGTQSDSSISSADYTTNPPSSNKETENHTPFVQQPQSTVKDDDTDIKIDSDDMSNDENMDIIADTNRFTNISQDANTDTDTTANIGSDSNAEPSIDRTEETELSDDESDTSETDESNSASSQFTMEDF, encoded by the coding sequence ATGACGCGGGTGATTCATACCGGCGACACCCACATCGGGTACCAACAGTACCACTCGCAAATACGACGCGAGGACTTTCTTAATGCATTTAACCAAGTCATTACTGACGCGTGCGATGCTGATGTCGACGCGGTTATTCATGCAGGTGATCTCTTTCATGACCGCCGCCCATCGCTGACAGATCTTCTTGGAACAATTGATATCCTTCGAGATTTGCGCGAGGCTGATATTCCATTTCTTGCTGTTGTTGGCAATCACGAATCGACTCGTCACGGACAATGGCTTGATTTGTTTGAGCGACTTGGACTTGCTGAACGACTTGATAACTCACCGCGATACATCAATGATAATCTTGCACTCTATGGGCTTGATCACGTTCCACCATCTCGACGAGAGGAACTTACATATGAATTTAACCCACATGAGGCTACTCACGCCGCCCTTGTTAGCCACGGACTATTCACCCCTTTTGCACACGCAGACTGGGAGACAGAAACGGTGCTCACGACTGCATCAGTTGATTTTGATGCATTGCTGCTTGGAGATAACCATGCTCCCGGCGTTGAGACGGTTGAGGACGCTTGGGTAACTTACTGTGGTTCCACAGAACGAACAAGTACAGTTGAGGAATCTGCCCGCGGATATAATCTTGTTACATTCGATACTGACGTTGATATTCGCCGTCGAAGTCTCGAAACGCGCCCATTTGTGTTCGTCTCTGTTGATCTTGCCACAGGCGAGGGAGCTGAGCGGGTCTGTGACCGCCTTCGTGAATACGACCTTGGCGATGCTGTTGTTGTCATTGAAATTACTGGTGACGGTGACTCCGTTCCGCCAGCCACGATTGAGACGTTCGCGACTGACCATGGTGCACTCGTTGCTCGTGTTACTGATCGCCGTGAGCATCCTGAAGAGGGGAATATAGATACCACTGTCTCATTTGCCGACCCAGATGCTGCTGTTGAACAACGAATCCGAGAGCTTGATCTCTCGACTGCAGCACACGACATTGATACCATGATTCGTTCAGATAGCATTTCTGATTCGAATATCCGAAATACAGTCACTGAGGAAATCTCAGAGCTACTAACTAACGAGTCACTTGATGCATTTACTCAAACATCTTCAGCAGACACAAACACATTTAACAAAACAACCCCGACAAGTCCCGAAGGCACACAGTCAGATTCATCGATATCGTCGGCTGATTACACAACGAACCCACCATCATCGAATAAAGAAACGGAAAATCATACACCGTTTGTCCAACAGCCACAATCGACGGTCAAAGATGACGATACAGATATCAAGATTGACTCAGATGATATGTCGAACGATGAAAACATGGATATTATCGCGGATACCAACCGTTTCACAAATATATCCCAAGATGCAAATACAGACACAGACACAACCGCGAACATCGGTTCAGACTCAAATGCAGAGCCCAGTATAGATAGAACTGAAGAAACAGAGCTATCTGACGATGAATCGGATACATCTGAAACTGACGAATCTAATTCTGCATCAAGTCAATTCACTATGGAGGATTTTTAG
- a CDS encoding DUF7331 family protein: protein MSDHADSEQTDESPPVPARVGEARGLDDVESYEVDDGIVFYDPQNPLAWVETSETITLSEYC from the coding sequence ATGTCCGACCATGCGGACTCCGAACAGACGGATGAATCGCCGCCTGTACCAGCGCGAGTGGGTGAAGCAAGAGGACTCGACGATGTCGAATCATATGAAGTTGACGACGGGATCGTATTCTATGACCCACAGAACCCTCTTGCATGGGTTGAGACGTCAGAGACGATTACACTCAGTGAATACTGCTGA
- a CDS encoding DUF7322 domain-containing protein yields MPFDSDEWPDEPTEYDPESRWGDPENDLVSIPSVDIPSTKTTGEESGLAASGETISGKQARFFIVAVVFANIAVAGIGIGILLIGFRGQWSWGSGSIALGLITSYRTYRLTTRYYDYIGDANNDDTNPEETTTTTQPISTADDHARKVDDQANNKDGSS; encoded by the coding sequence ATGCCATTTGATAGTGATGAGTGGCCTGACGAACCAACCGAATATGACCCAGAGTCACGGTGGGGGGATCCAGAGAATGATCTTGTCTCGATTCCATCGGTTGATATTCCTAGTACGAAAACGACAGGTGAAGAGTCCGGATTAGCAGCGTCAGGAGAAACGATTAGTGGTAAGCAAGCACGGTTTTTCATCGTGGCTGTTGTGTTTGCGAATATCGCGGTAGCTGGAATTGGAATCGGGATCCTTCTGATTGGGTTTCGCGGTCAGTGGAGTTGGGGTAGTGGTAGTATTGCTCTTGGTCTCATTACATCGTATCGAACATACCGGTTAACCACCCGGTACTATGATTATATCGGTGATGCAAACAATGACGACACCAACCCTGAAGAGACTACTACCACCACTCAGCCTATCTCAACGGCAGATGATCATGCGCGCAAGGTCGATGATCAAGCCAATAATAAAGATGGCAGTTCCTGA
- the sufD gene encoding Fe-S cluster assembly protein SufD: MSTQLPADLSADTVREISSRRDEPEWLLQTRLEALESLESLDLPDVIKTPGRRWTDLESLDFETLVDPLNQSDETSRVTAEGVKVLPFAEAVDTHSDVVESAFGSTVAFDENYLTALSTALFTTGTVVYVPEGVDAEDVKVRAEMNSRSLFSHTLVISEPSSSVTILESIEPGSASVDVDSRYFSNLVEIAAGENSYVQYGSLQTLEDNTYSYTLKRADVSTYGTVNWIEGNLGSRLTRSDVESNLNGDSSESQIVGAFFGHEDQHFDVNARVWHMAEHTTADLVTRGVLDDEARSVYEGVQDVGRDAWSTSSYQRENTLMLSDESEADASPKLIINNHDTEASHSATVGQVNEEDLFYMTSRAIDPGVARDMLVEGFFVPVLEEIAVDEFRDDLQQLISDRLE; the protein is encoded by the coding sequence ATGAGTACACAACTCCCTGCGGATCTCTCTGCGGATACGGTTCGCGAAATTTCATCACGGCGAGATGAACCAGAATGGCTTCTTCAGACGCGGCTTGAAGCGCTGGAGTCACTCGAGAGTCTCGACCTTCCAGACGTCATCAAGACACCAGGGCGTCGTTGGACGGATCTAGAATCTCTCGACTTCGAAACACTGGTTGACCCGCTTAATCAAAGCGATGAAACCTCTCGTGTTACCGCCGAGGGAGTCAAAGTACTGCCATTTGCAGAAGCAGTTGACACACACTCCGATGTTGTTGAATCTGCATTTGGATCAACAGTTGCATTCGATGAAAATTACCTGACAGCACTCTCGACGGCACTCTTCACCACGGGGACTGTCGTCTATGTCCCAGAGGGTGTCGATGCTGAGGACGTGAAGGTACGTGCGGAGATGAATTCACGGTCATTATTCAGCCACACCCTTGTCATCAGTGAGCCGTCCTCATCAGTAACGATTCTTGAGAGTATTGAACCCGGTTCAGCATCTGTTGATGTTGATTCGCGATACTTCTCAAACTTGGTTGAAATAGCTGCTGGAGAGAACTCGTACGTACAGTATGGGTCATTGCAGACGCTTGAGGACAATACATACAGTTACACCCTCAAACGAGCAGATGTTAGCACATACGGGACGGTCAATTGGATCGAAGGAAATCTCGGGTCTCGACTGACTCGTAGTGATGTCGAGTCCAATCTTAATGGGGATTCATCTGAATCTCAGATTGTTGGTGCATTCTTCGGTCACGAAGACCAACACTTTGACGTCAATGCTCGGGTCTGGCATATGGCTGAACACACAACTGCAGACTTGGTGACTCGAGGTGTTCTTGACGATGAGGCGCGGTCGGTATATGAAGGTGTTCAAGATGTCGGTCGCGATGCGTGGAGTACAAGCTCATATCAGCGTGAAAACACACTGATGCTCTCAGACGAGAGCGAAGCAGATGCATCGCCAAAATTGATCATTAACAACCACGACACCGAGGCATCACACTCAGCGACTGTTGGACAGGTTAATGAAGAGGACCTATTCTACATGACTTCACGGGCAATCGATCCAGGTGTTGCCCGGGATATGCTTGTTGAGGGATTCTTTGTTCCTGTGCTTGAAGAGATTGCAGTCGACGAGTTCCGTGACGATCTTCAACAGTTGATTTCGGACCGGCTTGAGTAG
- a CDS encoding ABC transporter ATP-binding protein, producing MATLEINNLQARVAEENGEQILRGVDLQVNSGEIHALMGPNGSGKSTAAKVIAGHPSYEVTGGEVLLQLEENEFGEDIEIGDEDRTWNLLDLEPNERAALGIFLGFQYPVEIEGVTMTNFLRTALNAKLDEREELFEEDEDEAKDEAEEEKELDADDAAGYESSPMEGPTDDGEIGVAEFQQLLNEKMELLDMDEKFMQRYLNAGFSGGEKKQNEVLQAAILEPAVAVLDEIDSGLDIDRLQDVSSGINALRDEQGTGILQITHYQRILDYVEPDHVHIMLDGKIAKSGDASLAQQLEDDGYDWVRKEVYETA from the coding sequence ATGGCAACACTGGAAATTAATAACCTACAAGCACGTGTCGCAGAAGAGAATGGTGAACAAATCCTTCGAGGCGTTGATCTTCAAGTCAACTCTGGCGAGATACACGCATTAATGGGGCCGAACGGCTCCGGAAAATCAACAGCAGCGAAAGTCATCGCCGGTCATCCATCATATGAAGTAACCGGTGGTGAAGTGCTGTTACAACTTGAAGAAAATGAGTTTGGAGAGGACATTGAAATAGGTGATGAGGATCGAACATGGAATCTCCTTGATCTCGAACCGAACGAACGGGCTGCACTTGGTATCTTCCTTGGTTTCCAGTACCCAGTCGAAATTGAGGGCGTCACGATGACGAACTTCCTCCGGACAGCGTTGAATGCCAAGCTCGATGAGCGCGAAGAGCTCTTTGAGGAAGACGAAGACGAAGCCAAGGACGAGGCTGAAGAAGAAAAAGAACTCGATGCCGATGATGCGGCAGGATATGAGAGTTCACCAATGGAGGGTCCGACTGACGATGGCGAAATTGGCGTTGCTGAATTCCAACAGCTCCTCAATGAAAAAATGGAGCTTCTCGATATGGATGAGAAGTTTATGCAGCGATATCTTAATGCTGGCTTCTCTGGTGGTGAGAAAAAGCAGAATGAAGTTCTTCAAGCAGCAATTCTTGAACCTGCTGTTGCAGTGCTTGACGAGATCGATTCTGGACTTGATATTGATCGACTCCAGGATGTCTCCTCGGGAATTAATGCACTTCGCGATGAGCAAGGTACAGGAATTCTCCAGATTACGCATTATCAACGAATTCTCGATTATGTTGAGCCCGATCACGTTCACATCATGCTTGACGGAAAAATTGCAAAAAGTGGCGATGCGTCACTTGCACAACAACTCGAAGATGATGGGTATGATTGGGTCCGGAAAGAAGTTTATGAGACAGCATAA
- the sufB gene encoding Fe-S cluster assembly protein SufB — protein sequence MSSEQDHLQDTDTEARFDFKKEESSAFKTEKGLTEETIRLISEDKDEPEWMLQRRLRALEQFNAMPMPTSWPEAPDLSEVDVEEIVPYIRPDVDVRAGVDDWTELPDDIKDTFDKLGIPEAEKNALSGVGAQYESEVVYQNMQEQWEEKGVIFCDMDEAVREHPEKLKEHFMTKAVPPSDNKFAALHGAVWSGGSFVYVPEDVTVEMPVQAYFRMNSEGMGQFEHTLIIAEDGAEVHYIEGCSAPKYSAFNLHAGGVEVFVGEDAHVQYSTVQNWSKNTYNLNTKRAIVESEGRMEWISGSMGSKATMLYPSSVLKGRGASDNHITIAFAGDGQDIDTGAKVYHNAPETKSTIESKSISKDGGRTNYRGLVHIADGAENSSTAVECDALMFDNESTSDTMPYMEINESSVDVAHEATVGKIGDEDVFYLQSRGLDDDDAKQMIVSGFIEPITEELPIEYAVELNRLVELEMEGSLG from the coding sequence ATGAGTTCTGAACAAGATCACTTACAAGATACTGACACCGAAGCACGATTTGACTTTAAGAAAGAGGAATCCTCAGCGTTCAAAACTGAAAAAGGACTTACCGAAGAGACGATCCGACTGATCTCTGAGGATAAAGACGAACCTGAATGGATGCTCCAGCGCCGACTCCGTGCGCTTGAGCAATTCAACGCGATGCCAATGCCGACAAGTTGGCCGGAAGCACCTGATCTGAGCGAGGTTGATGTCGAAGAAATCGTCCCATACATCCGACCAGACGTTGACGTTCGCGCTGGTGTTGATGATTGGACGGAACTTCCTGATGATATTAAGGATACTTTCGACAAGCTCGGGATTCCAGAAGCTGAGAAAAATGCACTCTCAGGTGTTGGTGCACAGTATGAGTCCGAGGTTGTCTATCAAAATATGCAAGAACAGTGGGAAGAAAAAGGCGTCATCTTCTGCGATATGGATGAGGCTGTTCGAGAGCATCCTGAGAAGCTCAAAGAACATTTCATGACCAAGGCTGTTCCACCAAGCGATAATAAGTTCGCTGCGCTTCACGGCGCTGTTTGGTCTGGTGGATCATTTGTCTACGTACCTGAGGACGTTACTGTTGAGATGCCTGTACAGGCATACTTCCGCATGAACTCCGAGGGTATGGGTCAGTTTGAGCACACACTTATTATTGCTGAAGATGGTGCAGAAGTCCACTACATCGAAGGTTGTTCAGCACCAAAATACTCTGCGTTCAATCTTCATGCTGGTGGTGTTGAGGTCTTCGTCGGCGAAGATGCTCACGTTCAATACTCTACTGTCCAGAATTGGTCAAAGAATACGTATAATCTCAATACGAAACGAGCAATCGTTGAGTCTGAAGGTCGGATGGAATGGATTTCCGGATCAATGGGATCAAAGGCAACGATGCTGTACCCGTCATCTGTGTTGAAGGGTCGTGGTGCATCTGATAACCATATTACGATTGCGTTTGCCGGTGACGGTCAGGATATTGATACTGGTGCGAAAGTCTATCACAACGCTCCTGAGACGAAGTCAACCATCGAGTCAAAGTCAATTTCGAAAGATGGTGGTCGAACGAACTACCGCGGACTTGTTCACATTGCAGACGGCGCTGAGAACTCCTCAACAGCTGTTGAATGTGATGCACTGATGTTTGACAATGAGTCAACGTCTGACACGATGCCATATATGGAGATCAATGAGTCATCTGTTGATGTTGCTCACGAAGCTACAGTTGGGAAGATTGGAGATGAGGATGTGTTCTATCTTCAATCCCGAGGTCTTGATGATGATGATGCAAAACAGATGATTGTCTCAGGTTTCATTGAGCCGATTACTGAAGAGCTCCCAATCGAGTATGCGGTCGAACTGAATCGACTCGTTGAACTTGAGATGGAAGGTAGTCTCGGGTAA